The DNA region gtaacgttagcggaaagttagctacattactggggaaagacctaaggttagcggagggctagctagcatgctaacataataacattagctgcGAGTTGGCTACAtgactgggaagagaactaaggttagcggagagttagctaacatgctaacataataacattagcggcaagttagctacatgaccggaaagagaactaaggttagcggagggcTAGCTAGCATAGtaacgttagcggcgagttagctacacTACTGGGGAAAGacctaaggttagcggagagctagctagcatgctaacctAATAACATTACCAGCAAGTtgaccgggaagagaactaaggtaagcagcGAGCTACataacatagtaatgttagtgGCGAGTTAAGTTAAGCTACTTCAAGTGTTAATTTCCAGtacaacattttattttctaccaaagaaaatagGACTACATTTTGgggtcttaaattaaattttattgagGTCTAAAAAAGTTAGATTGTattacaaattcaaatgcagaaTGTACTTTTCGGACAAGAAaccagtgttttaaaatgtttaggaGCGGAGCAAAGTTTCATGCGCCTATCTCTGATCAGATCATGTGACACCCTtcaaatctttaatttcattgttttGTACATAAATGTGTCAGAAAAGTTTATATTATCTTCACGAAAATCAAGGGTGTTGACAAATGATAGTGTGCCTACAATAATTACACAAAACAAAATTTTACAGGTCTTTATTGGACACTTATTCAATACTCAATTGTTCAGagaattttaacccattttttttCTGGCAAAAACACTGTATCAAaagtgaagcatgggggtggtagcatcatgttATATGCTTTTTTGTTACATGCTTTTCCTTTAATTGAAATTAAAGCATAGATGAATGGTGATCACTCTAAGACAACctgtttaaaaatacaaataaataactaaaataagaaGTTCTAAAAGAGAAGTTCACCTTTTAAAATGAAGATGATCCCAGGGATTAGTCTGAAGCCACACAGAAGTGACTGAACAATGTAAAACTGTTCTTAAAGCCTCATCTAACCAACATGAACAACCTACAGCAGGTCTGCAAGGAAAGAATGGCTAGACATCGCTCCTAGAGTGTGGAAAATGCTGGTAGAAACTTACCGTAAAGGCTTAAAGCTGATATCACAAAAAATGCTTCTACCCAGTATTAGTTTGACGAGGAGGAATACTTGTTGAATACttagaatttttgttttctgcagGAGCCACAAGACATTCTTAAAAAGTTAGTTGACCACACATTAAATCTGCTAATGTTAACTCCCAGAAACTTCTCTAtgactgtgtttgaaagtgtttttctttttgtttgcttgtttaagGACTTGTATGATCAAAATTGActaataataaacttttttttaatatttaatattaaaatattaatatttaatattttaagtttagACACACCTGTTTGCTTGTTTAAGGACTTGTATGATCAAAATTGACtaataataaacttttttaaaaaatatttaatattaaaatattaatatttaatattttaagttgAGACACACCTTAaactcagtgttttttattatttttaaatgttctgcattgtacaataatattaaatacataatactaaataataacaaaacattttaaacaagccaaaataggttttatactttagattcttcaaagtagcaccttttgctttgatgccaacttaatattagtataaatatttaataataatccacaatgtaataaataatacaaataaggaacagataataaagataatatatgtccaaacttttgactggtactgtaagtcaTTTTTGAGGGCTAATAAGCTCAGTATTGTGATGTTGATCCGGTTTAGTTTTTTAAACGCGTTCTTGGCGCCATCTAGCGCTGAAACAGAGCAGTGCGCTAAAAACGAGCTCACAGCTGCTGTGTGATTATCCTCCACCTCCACAGGCCTAAATTAACGTCTATTATATCTTTATTCCTTACATTACACTCTACTGGTCTAAAATCAcataaataatcaggaaaatgaaGCTCCATACAGTAACCCAGTACACTTTATTTACCTCAGTGTAATACAGGTCTTTGGGTCCTATCCAGGAGTTTAGGTAGTCTTCATAAGTGTTGAACTCAGTAATAATAGTTTTGCCTAAAACCCGTTTACTAAATAAAAAGACTTACTTGAGTCTCCCTCTAGCGGTCAGCAGAGGAAGCGGAGAGATGAAGTCTATAAACCGGCTCTGGTCAAACTGTTTATGGCCACGACCCGGATCCCCACAGCGCTGCTGCTTCCAGTCAGGCCTTTTCCAGGCTGTGCTTTACGTGGTTGGGGAGCATTAGCGTTTCACTTAATTTACACTTCAGTTGTAACAACAATAGTAATGTTAATaagctgtaaaaacaaaaaacataaaaaagtgcaataataataataataataataataataataataataataataataataataataataatcataataataatcatttattattgtttttattatataattattattaccattattaatatgattattattatgactagtaatgataatattattaccattaataatgacaataaaaaaatattataataacaataaaatattataagtaatgtatatgtatacttataatatatatatgaaatgacaacaataatattaataatgttaacaAGACGTACAGAACATTATTTGCAAAAAtacaacatatataaaaataatattagcaACTAtggatgatactaataataatagtaataataacaataatattattgttattaatattattgttattattactattaatactatacaagtaacaacaacaataatagtaataatgttaatacgatgtacataacattttttttgcaatCATACagcttatataaaaataataatagcaacaacaataatgataataataataataattacaataacatattattattattattattattatacaagtaATGacaacaataatagtaataatgttaataagatgcacaaaacaatgtatacaacatatataataataataccaacaataacaacaacaatattgTTTACAtacttattattacttattattattattattattattattattattattattattattattattattattattattattattattggtagtagTAGTATATTAAATATTTCCGTGACTTTTATTCTAGTAAAGTATATCTGATGTTGGTGTTGAAAGTAAACAGTGCAGAGTTCTATGGTCACCATGGCAGCGCTATTAAAacagctgtgtttctgtgttcagTCAGACCAGTGCTTTACTGAACTGGAGATCCCACTGTGCTTTACTGCTCTCGAACTACAGCTCTACAGCTCACCTCTACACCTTCACCAGTGGCTCTACTGTGAGTCACTGGTGATCTACACAACACCGTGAGTATTAAtacactttttatattatttatattaatttatttattattacaggaTCAAACCAAAGTGTAAACAAACGTTAGCTACATGCTAATCACAGGCTAATAAAACACTAGCTAAATAAACTACTGTATAAAAGCAGGTAaactattttctctttttcttatatcattattattatttttattattattattattattattattattattattattattattattattattattattattatcatcatcatcatcatcatcttgttgttgttgttgttcttattATTAATGGATATTCATATCCAGGTTATCTGTGTGTACATAATTTGTGTGAAATGTAAGATTATAGTGATATTTTTATCTGATCTGGTTaaaattttttgtgttttaattagaTTAAGGTAGTAAATTAAGGACTAAACCCGAGCAGCTTTATTTAGCACAGAATCACGTCAGTCTGAGGGAGGGTAtttaactgctgaggtaaaataaatacaattatttaaatatatgactAATATATTACAGTTTGTTATGATTTAAAATAGCTAACCTCAACATAGCAACCGATTAGCACTAAATACCCTCAGCTACCCTCACCATCTCCAAAATTCCTCATAAAATACATCTACTACTAACTTTACTGGGATTTCACCTTAAAGCCTTATTAAAGTAAACCCTTACTGTTAAATATTCCATATCCCCCATTTAGCTTATATTACAGTGTTTCAGCCTCTctgtattgtttttaattaaacaaCCTGTTTTCCTGTTAAAGTGATACATGTaaatctctgttctgattggctgctcagTATTCTGCTCATTCTTCTTATAACTTGAGTTGGTGGAGAACAGACAGACTGTGAGCAAATATTGTGTCtgtcacattttctctctctttctgcaaaGTTAGAATGAAtgtagaaatagaatgaaaatgtgtaaataattaattaataatttctgACAGGAAACTGTACTTTTATCTTCACAGGTTCCATTTTAACTGACCTTCATCCAGATACAGTTCCACTTCATCCAGATCATCAACAACAGGTTCTTACACTTTTCACACCAAACactttctacaccacacacttCCTACACCACACACTTCCTACACcacacactttctacaccacacactttctacaccacacccttccacaccacacactttcacactacacactttctacaccacacactttaaaactacacactttctacaccacacactttcacactacacactttctacaccacacacttccacaccacacactttctacaccacacactttctacaccacacccttccacaccacacactttcacACTACACACTTTCTACACCACACACCTTAAAACTACACactttctacaccacacactttcacactacacactttctacaccacacactttaaaactacacactttctacaccacacactttcacactacacactttctacaccacacactttaaaactacacactttctacaccacacactttcacactacacactttctacaccacacacttCCACACCCCACACTTTCTTTACCAGCAggatcatcattatcttcatcaaCATGGCCAGCTCATCGGTTCAGCATCTCATCCAtggagaagaggagaagaagaacaagGGAATGAAGAGGAGCAGGTCCCAGCTGACACCTGACCATCCTGCAGCTCCTGATGTTTCACTAGCGAAGAGGAGGAAGATACAGAGCTCCACCACTGTCCCTCTTACGCACTGGATGGTCGTCAGGAACACCTTTTGTTCTCGGCTGCTGAGGTTGGTAGGAGAGTTCTTGTGCCGCCGCTGTCGACTCCTTACAGGTCTTCGTCCCACCGTTCCACCGTTTTGGATTCAGAACGTGGACGTGGCGCTGACCGTGCTCGGAGGTCAGGAGCAGCCCTTCATCTGCTCAGGCACCGTGGCCTTTCTGTTCATGGTGTTGCGTGACACCGTCTCGGCGGACGTGGCCAGCGTGGAGGAGCTGCGGGCGGTGCTCCTCTCCTGCCTGTATGTATCGTATGCATACATCGGTCATGAGATCTCCTACCCAGCACTGCCTTTCATCATGAAGACCGACAGGCAGACATTTTGGAAGCGCACACTGGACATCACCAAGCGCATGAGCCGGAAGATGCTCCAGATCAACATCTCGCCACATGTCTTCGCCAAGGTCATGTCTG from Astyanax mexicanus isolate ESR-SI-001 chromosome 22, AstMex3_surface, whole genome shotgun sequence includes:
- the LOC125786735 gene encoding cyclin-dependent kinase 5 activator 1-like; this translates as MASSSVQHLIHGEEEKKNKGMKRSRSQLTPDHPAAPDVSLAKRRKIQSSTTVPLTHWMVVRNTFCSRLLRLVGEFLCRRCRLLTGLRPTVPPFWIQNVDVALTVLGGQEQPFICSGTVAFLFMVLRDTVSADVASVEELRAVLLSCLYVSYAYIGHEISYPALPFIMKTDRQTFWKRTLDITKRMSRKMLQINISPHVFAKVMSDLKKNSDH